ACGGTCGGCGCCAGCGGCCATCCAGCCGAACTGGTCGCGTTGAAGCTGGGCGAAGAGCCCGAAGCCGAAGAAGGCGAATAGCCGGTAAGACGGAGAATTGGGTAAGCATGAGCGCAAAACAGAGGAGATTCGTAATGAAACGTTTCATGTGGAGCGTGGCAGCCGCAATGCTGATTCTGACCGGTATACATGGCACGGCCGCCGCGCAGGACAATATGCTGACCGACGCGGAGCAGGAAGCGGGCTGGAAGCTGTTGTTCGACGGCCAGACCCTCCTGGGCTGGACCCACCGCGGCGGCAGTGCCATCTGGGCGGTGGAAGACGGCATGCTCACCGGCGAGGTGACGGGCCGAGGCCCCGGTTACATCGGCACCTACGACGAGTTCACGAACTTCGAACTGAGCGTGCAGTTCAACCAGGACGCGGGGCACAACAGCGGTGTCTTCGTCCGCGGACCGCGTGATACCGGGGCGCGGGTGAACCAGTACTCCTTCTACGAGATCAACATCGCGGACACCCACGGTTCGGGCTATACCACGGGCAGCATCGTGGCACTGGCCAAGTACGAGCCGCCGCCGCAAACCGAGGGCCAGTGGAACACCATGATCATCACCGCCGACGGACGCGACATCACGGTCACGTTGAACGGGGAAGAAGCGGTCAAGATCCAGGACTCCTCGCACTACAGCGGCGTAGTCGTGCTGCAGGCCTTCGGCCAGGGCAAGATCCGCTTCAAGAACGTCAAGATTCGTGCATTGGATTAATGAACACCGCGGGGCGGGCGATCCGTCCGCCCCGCCGCATCGATTCGGTACACGATGAAAACGATTCTCCCAGCCTGCGTCGTACTCCTTCTGCACGTATCCCCCGCCTTCGCCTGGCAACAATCCACTTCGGATACCACAGACGTCCAGGTAGATTACGTCCTTCAGCCAGTCGAAATCACCGCTACCCGCTATATCCGGGACATCCTCGACGTACCCTATGCCGTGGACAGAGTGGGGCGGAACGAGATCCAGCTTGGCGAACCGGGACTGTCGCTGGAGGAGAGCGTCCGCAGCCTTCCCGGCATCATCGTGCACAACCGCAACAACGTGTCGCAGGGCGACCGGATCAGCATCCGCGGCCTGGGCAGTCGGGCGTCGTTCGGCGTGCGCGGGGTGAAGGTGGTCCTGGATGGCATCCCCCTGACCATGGCCGACGGCCAGTCCCAGCTCAACAACCTCGACCTGACCTCGGCGGGGCAGATCGAAGTACTGCGCGGTCCCAGTTCCTCGCTTTACGGCAACGC
The sequence above is a segment of the Gemmatimonadota bacterium genome. Coding sequences within it:
- a CDS encoding DUF1080 domain-containing protein translates to MKRFMWSVAAAMLILTGIHGTAAAQDNMLTDAEQEAGWKLLFDGQTLLGWTHRGGSAIWAVEDGMLTGEVTGRGPGYIGTYDEFTNFELSVQFNQDAGHNSGVFVRGPRDTGARVNQYSFYEINIADTHGSGYTTGSIVALAKYEPPPQTEGQWNTMIITADGRDITVTLNGEEAVKIQDSSHYSGVVVLQAFGQGKIRFKNVKIRALD